A genomic stretch from Bifidobacterium sp. ESL0769 includes:
- a CDS encoding MFS transporter, with protein MAHDSVGTVIAASMVGTAIEFYDFYAYGTASANYFPKIFFSDKTNPTVALLVSLLTFAIAFIARPLGSLIFGHYGDKMGRKTTLVVSLMTMGLSTFLIGCLPTYSQWGLLAVVVLCLCRFIQGIGLGGEWSGAALVATENAPANKRALYGSFPELGAPIGFFLSNGTYFVLESFCTPAQMLAWGWRVPFLLSIVLVVVGLVVRVHMEETPIFRLAQEQKKTVKSPLKEVFRTSWRQVLQATFIVAVTYTLFYTLATWSLAWGTKTRREGGGGLGFTNREYLLMLMAGICVFALFIVLSCVYADKLGRRRVLMFSAVALVVFSFVFPYLLMGHRNFVEIMVFLCVGFALMGIAFGPVGAILPELFSANVRYSGSGLGYNLAAIVGAAFVPTVATWLSSHWGVRSVGLYMAVMALCCLVALLTCKETKDTDFTA; from the coding sequence ATGGCACACGATTCGGTGGGCACCGTCATTGCCGCCTCTATGGTCGGCACGGCCATTGAATTCTACGATTTCTACGCTTACGGCACCGCTTCGGCCAACTATTTCCCGAAGATTTTCTTCTCGGACAAGACCAACCCCACCGTGGCGCTTCTGGTCAGCCTACTGACTTTCGCCATCGCGTTCATCGCCCGTCCGCTCGGCTCGCTGATCTTCGGCCATTATGGCGACAAGATGGGCCGCAAGACCACGCTGGTCGTCAGTCTGATGACCATGGGCCTCTCCACCTTCCTCATCGGATGCCTGCCGACGTATAGCCAGTGGGGCCTGCTCGCGGTTGTCGTGCTCTGCCTTTGCCGCTTCATTCAGGGCATCGGCCTAGGCGGGGAATGGTCCGGCGCAGCCCTGGTCGCCACGGAAAACGCCCCGGCTAACAAGCGCGCACTCTACGGTTCCTTCCCGGAGCTCGGCGCACCGATCGGTTTCTTCCTCTCCAACGGCACCTACTTCGTGCTTGAGTCCTTCTGTACCCCGGCGCAGATGCTCGCCTGGGGCTGGCGCGTACCGTTCCTGCTTTCCATCGTCCTCGTCGTGGTCGGCCTCGTCGTGCGCGTCCATATGGAGGAGACCCCGATCTTCCGCCTCGCCCAGGAGCAGAAGAAGACCGTCAAGTCGCCGCTGAAGGAAGTCTTCCGCACCAGCTGGCGTCAGGTCCTGCAAGCCACGTTCATTGTCGCGGTCACCTACACGCTCTTCTACACTTTGGCCACCTGGTCGCTCGCTTGGGGCACCAAGACTAGGCGTGAAGGCGGCGGCGGACTCGGCTTCACTAACCGCGAGTATCTGCTGATGCTCATGGCCGGCATCTGCGTCTTCGCCCTGTTCATCGTGCTCTCCTGCGTCTACGCCGACAAGCTCGGCCGTCGCCGTGTGCTGATGTTCTCCGCGGTCGCGCTGGTCGTCTTCTCCTTCGTCTTCCCGTATCTGCTGATGGGTCACCGCAACTTTGTGGAGATCATGGTCTTCTTGTGCGTCGGCTTCGCCCTGATGGGCATCGCGTTCGGCCCGGTCGGCGCAATCCTGCCTGAGCTCTTCAGCGCCAACGTCCGTTACTCCGGCTCCGGCCTGGGCTACAACCTCGCCGCCATCGTCGGCGCGGCTTTCGTCCCGACCGTCGCCACCTGGCTCTCGTCGCACTGGGGTGTTCGTTCCGTCGGTCTCTATATGGCCGTGATGGCGCTGTGCTGCTTGGTCGCCCTGCTCACCTGCAAGGAAACCAAAGACACCGACTTCACCGCGTGA
- a CDS encoding AMP-binding protein — translation MDNWVLKRAILTPERTAVYDGETRYTFGEVFDEAQRLGAVLDRFGAFKTQNVAMVSNNNVRGYLLAVTLLLYGKTVVWLNKRLTNDELAGQMRDAGAACCLKDDSLPENLLGGIRVNSSNKKAAHLTKSVGDADVSGDDGFRIVGFDEIFAKADDFKLGGTGTDLAGSQKTSRNPVSVYRSFASEPASSSPSEVSAVKNSFSDNGVDPIVSAPSIPREFDDDQVVSIMFTSGSTGAPKGIQQTVRNHFTSATSVALNLGTSPTDEWLCAVPIFHISGYSIILRGLIFDVAVRLMDHFEASEMERILTNEPISWVSVVPTMLKELVPEHEKRIAVVAGSADGSNPGLPDSSSGSGVSATGTGSDISSDSDAPVPLPANFGYSPAFKGFILGGEKSDLKLLKRCHALGMIVVRSYGMTETCSQIVGTSTGDGARKLLASGKPYFTTSLKLADETDEILIKTDALTPGYLNRPGIFEAKKTADGWYRTGDVGHIDDDGYLYVDGRLDNMMISGGEHVFPEEVERVYAECPGIDGIAVTAEPDEKWGEVPVAYVVCKEAGTGTSQGVGAGTGSGAGAGTGKPPASRQGKPKGSKMEVSASLTAQWREFGRGNLAHYKVPKRFYRVDSLPCTSTGKVRRFLLGKS, via the coding sequence ATGGATAATTGGGTGCTGAAACGCGCGATACTGACGCCGGAGCGTACGGCGGTTTACGACGGCGAGACGCGCTATACGTTCGGCGAAGTATTCGACGAGGCACAGCGGTTGGGCGCGGTGCTCGATAGGTTCGGCGCGTTCAAAACGCAAAACGTCGCGATGGTTTCCAACAACAACGTTCGCGGTTATCTGCTGGCGGTCACCTTGCTGCTATACGGCAAGACGGTGGTGTGGCTCAACAAGCGTCTGACCAATGACGAGCTCGCCGGCCAGATGCGCGACGCCGGTGCGGCCTGCTGCCTCAAGGACGACAGTCTGCCTGAAAATCTGCTGGGTGGCATTCGTGTGAATAGTTCGAATAAGAAAGCGGCCCACCTAACCAAGAGCGTTGGTGATGCTGACGTTTCGGGGGATGACGGATTTCGTATTGTCGGTTTCGATGAGATATTTGCCAAAGCTGATGATTTTAAACTCGGCGGCACTGGCACGGATTTGGCCGGTTCGCAAAAGACTTCCCGCAATCCCGTTTCCGTTTATCGTTCTTTTGCGTCTGAACCTGCATCCTCATCCCCGTCAGAAGTCTCGGCCGTGAAGAATTCCTTCAGCGATAACGGCGTGGACCCCATAGTTTCGGCTCCGTCGATTCCGCGCGAATTCGACGACGACCAGGTGGTGAGCATCATGTTCACTTCCGGCTCGACCGGCGCGCCGAAAGGCATCCAGCAGACCGTGCGTAATCACTTCACCTCGGCGACGAGCGTGGCGTTGAACCTCGGCACGAGCCCGACCGACGAGTGGCTTTGCGCAGTTCCGATTTTCCACATCAGCGGTTATTCCATCATTCTGCGCGGTCTCATTTTTGACGTCGCCGTGCGTCTGATGGACCACTTCGAGGCTTCCGAAATGGAACGGATCCTCACTAACGAGCCAATCTCCTGGGTTTCCGTCGTGCCGACGATGCTCAAAGAGCTGGTGCCCGAGCATGAGAAGCGCATTGCGGTGGTTGCGGGTTCGGCAGATGGCTCCAATCCCGGTTTGCCGGATTCGAGTTCTGGTTCAGGCGTATCGGCCACCGGCACCGGTTCCGACATTTCCTCTGACAGTGACGCTCCCGTACCGTTGCCTGCCAACTTCGGCTATTCGCCAGCGTTTAAGGGCTTTATTCTAGGTGGCGAAAAGTCCGACCTCAAACTGCTGAAACGCTGCCATGCGCTTGGCATGATCGTCGTGCGTTCGTACGGCATGACCGAAACTTGCTCGCAAATCGTCGGCACCAGTACAGGCGACGGCGCTCGCAAACTGCTGGCAAGTGGCAAGCCGTACTTCACCACGTCGCTGAAACTCGCGGACGAAACCGATGAAATCCTCATCAAAACCGACGCACTCACGCCTGGCTACCTCAACCGGCCAGGCATCTTCGAAGCCAAGAAAACCGCTGATGGCTGGTACCGGACCGGCGACGTCGGCCATATCGATGACGACGGCTACCTTTACGTCGACGGCAGGCTCGACAACATGATGATTTCCGGCGGCGAGCACGTCTTTCCCGAGGAGGTCGAGCGCGTCTACGCCGAGTGCCCGGGCATCGATGGAATCGCCGTCACTGCCGAGCCCGATGAAAAGTGGGGCGAAGTCCCTGTCGCCTACGTGGTGTGCAAAGAGGCTGGCACTGGAACATCACAGGGTGTTGGTGCCGGTACGGGCAGTGGCGCTGGTGCTGGCACCGGAAAACCCCCGGCAAGTAGGCAGGGCAAGCCGAAAGGCTCCAAGATGGAAGTCTCCGCTTCCTTGACCGCTCAATGGCGCGAGTTCGGTCGGGGCAACCTTGCGCATTACAAAGTCCCGAAGCGCTTCTACCGGGTCGATTCCCTGCCGTGCACGAGCACGGGCAAGGTTCGTCGCTTCCTGCTTGGTAAAAGCTGA
- the menB gene encoding 1,4-dihydroxy-2-naphthoyl-CoA synthase translates to MTTSKDVDSQYDRHQRTFETVKTYDEILFDRLDHIAKITINRPEKRNAFTPKTIEELIDAFTVCRDDATIGVIIFTGAGDLAFSSGGDQGVRGNGGYVGSDHVARLNVLDLQHLIRIIPKPVIAMVKGWSVGGGNVLQLVCDLTIAADNAKFGQTGPKVGSFDAGYGSGLLADVIGQKRAKEVWFLGHFYTAEEALQMGWINKVVPLADIEKETLKWCDELLTKSPMALRFIKASMNAATDGLAGLQQFGGDATMLFYTTDEAKEGRDAFNQKRKPNFDQFPKFP, encoded by the coding sequence ATGACAACTAGCAAGGACGTTGATAGTCAGTATGACCGGCATCAGCGCACTTTCGAGACCGTCAAAACATATGATGAAATACTGTTCGACCGCCTCGACCATATAGCTAAAATTACCATCAATCGGCCCGAGAAGCGAAACGCTTTCACGCCGAAGACCATCGAGGAGCTGATCGACGCCTTCACCGTCTGCCGTGACGACGCGACAATCGGCGTCATCATCTTCACCGGCGCGGGCGACCTCGCCTTCTCGTCTGGCGGCGACCAAGGCGTGCGCGGCAACGGCGGCTACGTCGGCAGCGACCACGTCGCGCGCCTGAACGTGCTCGACCTGCAGCACCTCATTCGCATCATCCCCAAGCCCGTCATTGCGATGGTCAAGGGCTGGTCGGTTGGCGGCGGCAACGTGCTGCAGCTGGTCTGCGACCTGACCATTGCGGCCGACAATGCCAAGTTCGGCCAGACCGGCCCCAAGGTCGGCAGCTTCGACGCGGGCTACGGCTCGGGCCTGCTCGCCGACGTCATCGGCCAAAAGCGCGCAAAGGAAGTCTGGTTCCTAGGCCACTTCTACACCGCCGAAGAGGCGCTGCAGATGGGCTGGATCAACAAGGTCGTGCCGCTCGCCGACATCGAAAAGGAAACGCTCAAGTGGTGCGACGAGCTGCTGACCAAGTCGCCCATGGCCCTGCGCTTCATCAAAGCCTCCATGAACGCCGCGACCGACGGGCTCGCCGGTCTGCAGCAGTTCGGCGGCGACGCCACGATGCTCTTCTACACCACCGACGAGGCTAAGGAAGGTCGCGATGCGTTCAACCAGAAGCGCAAGCCCAACTTCGACCAGTTCCCGAAATTCCCGTGA
- a CDS encoding PaaI family thioesterase: MSLANYLGIKQQEISRSKVILTLPVTENVLQPFGILHGGVNAVLAEEAASLGAMARLDASHTAVGVDISTHHFRPVTSGTLTATATPENIGKTLQTWRVEVRMGSKLTSISTVTLAVRERQ, from the coding sequence ATGTCACTTGCGAATTATCTGGGCATCAAACAACAGGAAATCTCGCGGTCAAAGGTCATCTTAACATTGCCGGTTACAGAAAACGTTCTACAGCCTTTCGGTATCCTGCACGGCGGAGTCAATGCCGTTTTGGCCGAGGAAGCCGCGAGTTTGGGCGCTATGGCGCGGCTTGACGCCTCCCATACCGCCGTTGGCGTGGATATCAGCACGCACCATTTCCGCCCAGTGACTTCCGGCACATTGACCGCCACCGCCACTCCGGAAAACATCGGTAAAACGTTGCAAACATGGCGTGTAGAGGTACGTATGGGCAGCAAGCTCACGAGTATTTCGACAGTCACATTAGCTGTCCGCGAACGCCAGTAA
- a CDS encoding PBECR4 domain-containing protein, with protein sequence MSGVSSGSLESKHKQLLFPKFQVAAQTYTQLLNCHTIVNCANGFALDIFWSKENFKHLCGAWCDRPGKEVKNTTEAEYFYDCMLSKKSTWRLLHFSPKNFSSVFAKSLVLPTALDHSNWTSCKITDSTIAALAWLMGNTVWFIGLGESNNESSYVKGTNVCYPKSMRKQNINVKSGKSQYPIQSVQII encoded by the coding sequence GTGAGTGGAGTATCATCGGGAAGCTTGGAGAGCAAACACAAGCAGCTTTTATTCCCCAAATTCCAAGTTGCCGCCCAAACTTACACCCAACTGCTTAATTGTCATACCATCGTCAATTGCGCCAACGGATTCGCTCTCGACATCTTTTGGTCGAAAGAGAATTTCAAACATCTCTGCGGGGCATGGTGCGACCGCCCTGGCAAGGAGGTAAAAAATACCACCGAAGCCGAGTATTTCTACGATTGCATGTTATCGAAAAAATCCACATGGAGACTCCTGCATTTTTCGCCAAAGAACTTCAGTTCAGTTTTTGCGAAAAGCCTAGTGTTGCCAACCGCATTGGACCACTCCAACTGGACCTCATGCAAAATCACCGACTCAACCATTGCCGCGTTGGCTTGGCTGATGGGCAATACCGTCTGGTTCATCGGGTTAGGAGAGAGCAACAACGAATCGTCCTATGTCAAAGGGACCAATGTCTGCTATCCCAAAAGCATGAGGAAACAAAACATCAATGTCAAAAGCGGCAAGTCTCAATACCCGATTCAGTCTGTTCAGATAATTTAA
- a CDS encoding DASS family sodium-coupled anion symporter, translating into MSSLMSSVLTKKKIPLALFLLCCIGLIFMWFTPAPAHVQTTGWHSFAIVLFFLAGCVFNVAPLSILSLTMMTLLGVTFTMPATTLISFFGSAPVWLVLFAFFMAIGFRKTNLGARMAYWLIAHFGRSPLALAYVMAVCDLVLAPVIPNTNARGAGILFPINQSLVEALNEPKDPSKRSVSSFLTLATFHLNLIIGGLFLTSMATNPLVASMAASTFGIKISWFQWFAYASVPTLLAAIIVPIVILAIHHPQDQSADLTVVHQTAQAELKKMPKMALNEYLMIAVFVLVVVLWGTSTITKLDNTLIAMLGLTALLILKIIDLDDVFAEKQGWNILLWLAPLIGVTEYLNKTGVVGWIKRVLTSSVAGIPAWLAIAVIVLLYLYVHYLLTSVLVHVQTFFIPFAVILVSLGVPPIVATMLLGLLTCISPGMTHYGTGTASIYYSTGYVSQKEWWKVGFIVSLVNLLIYAGIGTLWWKLLGLW; encoded by the coding sequence GTGAGCAGCCTTATGTCTTCGGTACTCACCAAGAAGAAAATTCCCCTAGCCCTGTTCCTCCTGTGCTGCATTGGCCTCATTTTCATGTGGTTCACGCCTGCGCCCGCGCACGTGCAGACCACGGGCTGGCACAGCTTCGCCATCGTGCTCTTCTTCCTCGCCGGGTGCGTGTTCAACGTGGCCCCGCTTTCCATACTTTCGCTGACGATGATGACGCTTTTGGGCGTCACCTTCACGATGCCCGCCACCACGCTGATCTCGTTCTTCGGTTCCGCCCCGGTCTGGCTCGTGCTTTTCGCCTTCTTTATGGCCATCGGCTTCCGCAAAACGAACCTCGGCGCGCGCATGGCCTACTGGCTCATCGCCCACTTCGGCCGCAGCCCGCTGGCACTGGCCTACGTCATGGCCGTCTGCGATTTGGTCCTGGCTCCGGTCATTCCGAACACCAACGCACGTGGCGCCGGCATCCTCTTCCCCATCAACCAGTCGTTGGTCGAGGCGCTGAACGAACCCAAAGACCCGAGCAAGCGTTCGGTAAGCTCGTTCCTCACTTTGGCTACTTTCCATCTCAACTTGATTATCGGCGGGCTCTTCCTGACCTCGATGGCCACCAACCCGCTGGTCGCCAGCATGGCCGCCAGCACCTTTGGCATCAAGATCTCGTGGTTCCAATGGTTCGCCTACGCCAGCGTCCCGACGCTGCTCGCGGCCATCATCGTACCGATCGTCATCCTGGCCATCCATCATCCGCAGGATCAAAGCGCCGACCTGACCGTCGTGCACCAAACCGCACAGGCCGAACTCAAAAAGATGCCGAAGATGGCATTGAACGAATACCTGATGATTGCCGTCTTCGTCCTCGTCGTCGTGCTCTGGGGCACTTCGACCATCACCAAGCTCGACAACACCCTGATTGCGATGCTTGGCCTCACCGCCCTGCTGATTTTGAAAATCATCGATCTCGACGACGTCTTCGCCGAAAAGCAAGGCTGGAACATCCTGCTCTGGTTGGCCCCTCTAATCGGCGTGACCGAATATCTCAACAAAACCGGCGTGGTCGGCTGGATCAAGCGCGTCTTGACTTCCAGCGTCGCCGGCATCCCCGCATGGCTCGCCATCGCAGTCATCGTGCTGCTTTATCTCTACGTGCATTACCTGCTGACCAGCGTGCTCGTCCACGTGCAGACGTTCTTCATCCCGTTCGCGGTCATTCTGGTCTCGCTTGGCGTCCCGCCGATCGTTGCCACCATGCTGCTGGGACTGTTGACCTGCATCTCGCCGGGCATGACGCATTACGGCACTGGCACCGCGTCAATCTATTATTCAACCGGTTACGTCAGCCAGAAGGAATGGTGGAAGGTCGGCTTCATCGTCAGCCTCGTCAATCTCCTTATCTACGCCGGAATCGGCACCCTTTGGTGGAAGCTACTTGGCCTATGGTAA
- a CDS encoding BspA family leucine-rich repeat surface protein, translated as MKKPSFASALCIIATTVCAAMVSCAVFASADSGTDSTTFTNGSNTPSATAQTNFRDSRNNNRVKASSQIGPQEETSQPQVGPQATCRATSWANWGTPYSGATGVSGQDSSTVQWQVTSDCVLHLTGGTSPDISNRQSSIPWNSRRGTIVGVKVEGNLTLFKSNIDLNPMFTDMYNLTSVDTTGGSLHLAESAAAGLFDSCTSLTTINGITSWDTSQTTGMASMFYFCTGLAQLDLSGFNTANAEDMSNMFDADNALTSIKFSNNFTTRNVTSMSDMFNGCSLLSSLDLHKFDTRAVKSMAHMFAGCSSLTDLNLSNFNTGNVNNMNAMFQSCNKLASVDLSSFVTTKVTDMSYMFNDCSSLTSWVQPNFTTPLVNDMAYMFDGCTNLMTLDISSFNTSRAISSMTNLLPNGLRRLKLGTNTRLSNTAFSNVNNTINWKEMSSLDNNATQIGSVGDLSALQTRAASSNPAGSFWDSRFTPTGVQLAINANGGATNFTPVSYDTTTAAAAITVPRGNVITLNKSQNIFAGWNTCANGGTSGGCQSYQPNDTITVAQGDSNPTRTITLYAQWVKAPSPVIDPYSPTVHAPVGANPTVDVTVSNTTAAAGPAGGPAANALTGSTTTITTGQGPWSTETGPGTWNYTSRPMADLQPNMGAPYVIKAVTTMTDPSTGNIVTAFTQKSGILPYLKVTFNANGGTGAPSDMSGFGDPDNHSLTQFTIPADVIPTKGPHDMFAGWATSPTATQPDPAYNPGNHAPTYFLSTDAGKTLTLYAVWHEAKAPVITEVHRDPSSNHVIVTGTAQPFNVIGTPTVSGNSSKGLKVTSASLTSDGELSVAGLASGTGDTVGGQVVTVRVRACYANTSGPNGTAPPSKARWSNDNNNIPSGCVQDFGIPNYHLSYFPFSFWLAGINNKWSTANLDIGTRPYIWVYTQYQNGSIDGPLMLTPLTQGSDNSVKTCVKAANTNPSNYVCGIATMDNTATFDGTTAHSWSLDLPESTALDSANAYDTSSHLYIDDVWRNNASGGGGGGGGSRLSVISPEAFLGGAPPSTNALPFTGGLFRRIMIALAALIGSAAVLLTAFVVFRRRVLQK; from the coding sequence ATGAAAAAGCCTTCGTTCGCATCCGCACTGTGTATCATCGCCACAACGGTCTGCGCAGCCATGGTCTCCTGCGCGGTTTTTGCGAGCGCCGATAGCGGAACCGACAGCACAACGTTTACAAACGGCTCGAATACTCCGTCCGCAACGGCACAAACCAACTTCCGCGACTCCAGAAACAACAACCGCGTAAAGGCCTCAAGCCAAATCGGGCCGCAAGAGGAGACATCCCAACCGCAGGTAGGGCCCCAAGCCACTTGCAGGGCGACAAGCTGGGCCAACTGGGGTACGCCCTACAGTGGAGCCACAGGCGTGAGCGGCCAGGACAGCAGCACCGTTCAATGGCAGGTCACCAGCGATTGCGTATTACATCTTACCGGCGGCACAAGCCCTGATATCTCTAACAGACAAAGCAGCATTCCCTGGAATTCACGGCGCGGCACCATTGTCGGGGTCAAAGTTGAGGGCAACCTCACCTTGTTCAAAAGCAATATCGACCTGAATCCCATGTTCACCGATATGTATAACCTCACCAGTGTCGACACCACGGGCGGCTCCCTGCATCTGGCCGAATCCGCAGCGGCCGGACTGTTTGACAGCTGCACCTCGCTTACCACCATCAACGGAATTACCAGCTGGGACACCAGCCAGACCACGGGCATGGCCAGCATGTTCTACTTCTGCACCGGGCTGGCCCAACTGGACCTTTCCGGCTTCAACACCGCGAATGCAGAAGACATGTCCAACATGTTCGACGCCGACAATGCCCTCACTTCAATCAAGTTCTCAAACAATTTCACGACGCGCAACGTCACCAGCATGTCAGACATGTTCAATGGCTGCTCACTCCTGTCCTCGCTCGACCTGCACAAATTCGACACCCGCGCCGTAAAGAGCATGGCCCACATGTTCGCCGGCTGTTCCTCGCTTACCGACCTGAATCTCTCCAACTTCAACACCGGCAACGTCAACAACATGAATGCCATGTTCCAAAGCTGCAATAAACTCGCTTCGGTCGATCTTTCAAGTTTCGTCACCACCAAAGTGACCGACATGAGCTACATGTTCAATGACTGCTCTTCCCTCACCTCATGGGTTCAACCCAACTTCACCACCCCCCTCGTGAACGATATGGCCTATATGTTCGACGGGTGCACCAACCTCATGACGCTTGATATTTCGAGCTTCAATACCAGCCGGGCCATATCTTCAATGACCAATCTTCTGCCGAACGGATTGCGCCGCCTGAAGCTGGGAACGAACACACGACTGAGCAACACCGCTTTTTCAAACGTCAATAACACCATCAACTGGAAGGAAATGTCGAGCCTCGACAACAACGCAACCCAGATTGGTTCTGTCGGCGATCTGAGCGCCTTGCAAACGCGTGCGGCTTCCAGCAACCCTGCCGGTTCGTTTTGGGACTCACGCTTTACGCCGACCGGCGTGCAGCTTGCGATCAATGCGAACGGCGGTGCCACGAACTTCACCCCGGTCTCCTACGACACCACCACCGCAGCCGCGGCCATCACCGTGCCGCGAGGCAACGTGATCACCCTCAACAAGTCACAAAACATCTTCGCCGGCTGGAACACCTGCGCGAACGGCGGCACTTCGGGCGGCTGCCAATCCTACCAACCGAACGACACCATCACCGTGGCCCAAGGCGATTCCAACCCCACAAGAACCATCACGCTATACGCCCAGTGGGTCAAGGCGCCCTCACCCGTGATCGATCCTTACTCGCCGACCGTCCACGCTCCCGTCGGCGCAAACCCGACCGTCGACGTGACCGTATCGAACACCACTGCAGCCGCCGGACCAGCTGGCGGACCTGCAGCCAACGCGCTCACCGGCAGCACGACCACCATCACCACGGGCCAAGGCCCTTGGTCCACCGAAACCGGGCCCGGCACATGGAATTACACGAGTAGGCCAATGGCTGACCTCCAGCCCAACATGGGCGCCCCCTACGTCATCAAAGCGGTCACCACCATGACCGACCCCTCGACCGGCAACATTGTAACCGCTTTCACACAGAAAAGCGGCATACTGCCTTATCTCAAGGTCACCTTCAACGCCAACGGCGGCACAGGCGCCCCATCCGACATGTCCGGCTTCGGCGACCCGGACAACCACAGCCTCACCCAGTTCACCATCCCCGCTGACGTCATCCCCACCAAAGGCCCACACGATATGTTCGCCGGCTGGGCCACCAGCCCGACGGCCACCCAGCCCGACCCCGCCTATAACCCCGGCAACCATGCGCCGACTTATTTCTTAAGCACGGACGCAGGCAAAACCCTCACGCTTTACGCCGTCTGGCACGAAGCGAAAGCACCCGTCATCACGGAAGTACATCGTGACCCGTCAAGCAACCACGTCATCGTAACCGGTACCGCACAGCCTTTCAACGTCATCGGCACACCTACCGTCAGCGGCAACTCAAGCAAGGGATTGAAAGTCACCAGTGCCTCGCTCACCTCGGACGGCGAACTCTCCGTTGCCGGTCTCGCGTCCGGCACCGGCGACACCGTTGGCGGCCAAGTGGTCACCGTACGCGTGCGCGCCTGTTACGCCAATACTTCCGGGCCCAACGGCACGGCACCTCCGTCGAAAGCCAGGTGGAGCAACGACAACAACAACATCCCGTCCGGCTGCGTCCAGGACTTTGGAATACCCAACTATCATCTCAGCTATTTCCCCTTTTCGTTCTGGCTTGCCGGCATCAACAACAAATGGTCCACCGCCAATCTCGACATCGGCACCAGACCGTATATCTGGGTCTATACGCAGTACCAAAACGGTTCTATCGACGGGCCGCTCATGCTCACCCCGCTCACCCAAGGCAGCGACAATTCGGTCAAAACCTGCGTCAAGGCCGCGAACACCAATCCCAGCAACTACGTCTGCGGCATCGCGACCATGGATAACACGGCGACTTTCGACGGGACCACGGCCCACAGTTGGAGCCTCGATTTGCCCGAAAGCACCGCTCTCGACAGCGCCAACGCTTACGACACCAGCTCGCACCTTTATATTGACGACGTCTGGAGGAATAACGCCTCGGGAGGCGGAGGCGGAGGCGGAGGCAGTCGGCTCAGCGTCATCTCGCCTGAAGCGTTCCTCGGCGGCGCTCCGCCTTCCACGAACGCTCTGCCCTTCACCGGCGGACTTTTCCGGCGCATCATGATAGCCCTCGCTGCTCTGATCGGTTCCGCAGCCGTCCTGCTCACTGCGTTCGTCGTCTTCCGGCGGAGGGTTTTGCAGAAATGA